In the genome of Pristis pectinata isolate sPriPec2 chromosome 10, sPriPec2.1.pri, whole genome shotgun sequence, one region contains:
- the LOC127574846 gene encoding collagen alpha-1(X) chain-like, producing the protein MAGGEIGSFLLLASVTIVSGTNYCGIRGPPGLPGPRGPPGQKGKTNRGPPGMPGLDGQPGPPGETYAGKPGIPGIPGSKGEEGLCGEIGDIGPQGLQGQDGPQGPLGTPGVNAISKSGESGSQGPPGSPGPKGESGINGEPGFPGLPGEKGSIGIGLPGITGEKGYPGPQGISGPSGERIAGTTGIPGSLGRVGEKGDVGSSGEPGMPGLPGERGIQGPSGISISIAGANGKQGVSGLPGIRGPPGPKGVRGKPGSPAIGGPGLPGIKGDHGPGGFNGNTGEKGDPGVDGEFGIAGPKGAPGSMGPVGEQGFLGPIGNPGPSGDPGEMGLQGIPGLPGEEGPPGSPGIAGIPGEEGIRGPQGQRGPPGPQGDKGSRGRSGELGIKGLPGSRGPFGQRGAKGSEGPRGNIGDQGLVGPRGPPGRKGIRGDAGPPGPPGRSNLFPFGTLFKEAVGDVEIQGSPGPQGPPGPSGPLGPPGPPGPAGETNIQSSSYPTLQWVSGMFNTGQGFKATLSTPYSTAGLPIVFDRIQYNQANIYDPETGVFTCQVPGIYYFSYHVHIKGRSVQVALYKNDKPILYTYDDYEERKIDQASGSVVLELQEVDKIYLQLPFEKFNGLYSSRIMQSSFSGFLIHRTNPMQ; encoded by the coding sequence GTATCAGAGGTCCACCAGGATTACCTGGACCAAGAGGCCCGCCAGGACAAAAAGGTAAAACGAATAGGGGTCCCCCAGGCATGCCTGGATTAGATGGACAGCCAGGACCACCAGGAGAAACCTATGCAGGAAAACCAGGAATACCAGGAATACCAGGATCAAAAGGTGAAGAAGGACTTTGTGGAGAAATTGGTGACATAGGACCTCAAGGATTACAAGGACAGGATGGTCCACAGGGACCACTTGGTACTCCCGGTGTGAATGCAATATCAAAAAGTGGTGAGTCAGGTTCCCAAGGACCACCAGGTTCTCCAGGACCTAAAGGCGAAAGTGGAATAAATGGAGAACCAGGGTTTCCAGGTTTGCCTGGAGAAAAAGGCAGCATTGGGATTGGCCTTCCTGGAATCACAGGAGAAAAGGGCTATCCAGGACCACAGGGCATTTCAGGACCTTCTGGAGAAAGAATTGCAGGGACAACAGGTATTCCTGGTAGTCTTGGCAGAGTGGGAGAGAAAGGTGATGTAGGAAGCTCTGGTGAACCTGGAATGCCAGGTCTGCCTGGTGAAAGAGGAATACAAGGTCCTTCTGGGATTTCAATCTCAATAGCAGGAGCAAATGGCAAACAAGGTGTTTCTGGGCTTCCTGGGATAAGGGGTCCTCCAGGCCCAAAGGGTGTCAGGGGTAAACCGGGCTCACCAGCTATCGGAGGACCAGGTTTGCCAGGTATAAAGGGTGATCACGGCCCTGGGGGGTTTAATGGTAATACTGGTGAGAAAGGGGATCCAGGAGTAGATGGAGAATTCGGTATTGCAGGGCCCAAAGGAGCACCAGGGTCAATGGGTCCAGTGGGAGAGCAAGGTTTCTTAGGCCCAATTGGCAATCCAGGGCCTTCAGGAGATCCTGGAGAAATGGGGCTGCAAGGAATTCCTGGATTACCAGGTGAGGAAGGACCACCAGGTTCTCCTGGAATAGCAGGGATTCCAGGAGAAGAAGGTATCCGAGGGCCACAAGGACAACGAGGACCACCTGGTCCACAGGGTGATAAAGGATCCAGAGGTAGATCTGGTGAGTTAGGAATAAAAGGCCTTCCTGGTTCTCGAGGGCCTTTTGGTCAACGAGGTGCtaaaggatcagagggacctcGTGGAAACATTGGTGATCAAGGTTTAGTTGGGCCTCGAGGTCCTCCAGGGCGAAAAGGAATCCGAGGAGATGCAGGCCCACCTGGTCCACCAGGACGATCCAACCTTTTCCCATTTGGAACTCTGTTTAAGGAAGCAGTTGGTGATGTGGAAATACAGGGATCACCAGGACCTCAAGGCCCCCCTGGCCCATCAGGACCACTAGGCCCTCCAGGTCCACCAGGTCCAGCTGGGGAAACAAATATACAGTCCAGCAGTTACCCTACATTACAATGGGTATCAGGGATGTTTAATACTGGGCAAGGCTTTAAAGCCACTCTCTCTACACCATACTCAACAGCAGGGTTACCAATAGTTTTTGACAGAATACAATACAATCAAGCCAATATCTATGATCCAGAAACAGGAGTCTTTACATGTCAGGTACCCGGCATTTACTATTTCTCATATCATGTCCATATCAAAGGCAGAAGTGTTCAAGTTGCATTATATAAAAATGACAAACCAATTCTGTACACGTATGATGACTACGAAGAAAGAAAAATCGATCAAGCCTCAGGGAGTGTTGTGCTAGAGCTTCAAGAAGTAGATAAAATATATTTACAGTTGCCTTTTGAAAAGTTTAATGGTTTATATTCCTCCAGAATAATGCAGTCATCCTTCTCAGGATTTCTGATTCACCGAACAAATCCAATGCAATAG